The proteins below come from a single Terriglobales bacterium genomic window:
- a CDS encoding formate dehydrogenase subunit gamma — MSASQAIPASPAASQSSDRIVRYTLSERINHWIAGFSYLYCLVTGLAFWSPYMFWMAVVLGGAPTSRFWHPWVGLVFTVSTLWMFKVWRGDMATTDADLAWKKAMPHYIRNEDDQLPPIGRFNYGQKLFFWVMLYGAILLLLSGIGLWFVESIPWSLRWLRYLAVTVHVTAALVTIGAFIIHVYMGTAMVSGGFTAIVRGEVSAAWAKMHHRLWYEQVTKETSAKK; from the coding sequence TGTTCGCTACACGCTCAGCGAGCGCATCAACCACTGGATCGCCGGCTTCTCTTATCTCTATTGCCTGGTCACCGGCCTGGCGTTCTGGTCGCCTTACATGTTCTGGATGGCCGTTGTGCTCGGCGGCGCACCTACGTCTCGCTTCTGGCATCCCTGGGTTGGTTTGGTCTTTACCGTCTCTACTCTCTGGATGTTCAAAGTCTGGCGCGGCGACATGGCCACCACCGACGCCGACCTCGCCTGGAAAAAAGCGATGCCACACTACATCCGCAACGAAGATGACCAGCTTCCGCCCATCGGCCGCTTTAACTACGGCCAGAAATTATTTTTCTGGGTGATGTTGTATGGCGCAATCCTGCTGCTACTTTCCGGCATTGGGCTGTGGTTCGTCGAATCCATCCCCTGGAGTCTGCGCTGGCTGCGTTATCTGGCGGTCACGGTGCACGTCACGGCTGCGCTGGTCACCATTGGCGCCTTCATCATTCATGTTTACATGGGCACGGCCATGGTCAGCGGCGGCTTCACCGCGATCGTCCGCGGAGAAGTTTCAGCCGCCTGGGCCAAGATGCACCACCGGCTCTGGTACGAGCAGGTCACAAAAGAGACCTCCGCAAAGAAATGA
- a CDS encoding formate dehydrogenase accessory protein FdhE, whose product MNRSKWERRIQRAEELASAHPFAAEVLQFYKHIAGFQQALYSHIETSYIEAANDNASNKKASGLLPAGLLPEDLDLPLLLPKFSEFLSAVEKVAPQPIAQSAADLNAQGDGRWQDLLTSYWRTAPDFQPTPEHTETLLAWIFLQPYAEYLADHSKPVPHNERTAVCPFCSGRPLVGVLRPEGDGAKRSLICSLCSTEWTYGRIVCPACGEETVEKLAIYTASQFHQVRVEACDTCHYYIKTVDLTKNGHAVPVVDELATIPLNLWAQEHQYIKLQPNLLGI is encoded by the coding sequence ATGAACCGCTCAAAGTGGGAGCGGCGCATCCAGCGTGCTGAGGAGTTGGCCTCCGCGCATCCCTTTGCGGCTGAAGTCCTGCAGTTCTATAAGCACATTGCCGGCTTCCAGCAAGCGCTTTATTCCCATATTGAAACTTCTTATATTGAAGCCGCCAACGATAACGCATCGAACAAGAAAGCTTCCGGTTTGCTTCCCGCGGGTTTGCTTCCGGAAGATCTCGACCTTCCTCTGCTGCTGCCAAAATTCTCTGAGTTCCTTTCTGCTGTCGAGAAGGTCGCTCCCCAGCCGATTGCCCAGTCTGCCGCCGATCTGAACGCGCAAGGCGATGGCCGCTGGCAGGATCTGCTCACTTCTTACTGGCGGACTGCGCCCGATTTCCAGCCCACCCCCGAGCACACCGAAACCCTGCTGGCATGGATTTTTCTGCAACCCTACGCCGAGTATCTTGCCGATCACAGCAAACCCGTGCCTCACAACGAGAGAACAGCGGTGTGTCCGTTTTGCTCGGGAAGACCGCTGGTAGGGGTGCTGCGGCCGGAAGGCGATGGCGCGAAGCGCTCTCTGATCTGCTCGCTCTGCTCCACCGAGTGGACCTACGGGCGCATCGTGTGTCCGGCGTGTGGTGAAGAGACGGTCGAGAAGCTCGCGATCTACACCGCCAGCCAATTTCACCAGGTCCGCGTCGAGGCCTGCGATACCTGCCACTACTACATCAAGACCGTGGACCTCACCAAGAACGGCCATGCCGTACCGGTCGTAGATGAACTGGCCACGATTCCGCTGAACCTCTGGGCGCAGGAGCACCAATACATAAAGCTGCAACCCAATTTGCTGGGGATTTAA
- a CDS encoding S41 family peptidase: MRLLLLLIAVVATGLAQQPTQPSLDKRARAAVIEALAAKLNAGYVLPDSSQSIIQALQKAQQAGDYDAVQTPKEYAEMLTATLRSASHDKHLSVFYDPQPAPSSQVSPNPSDARERYNFGFGKLERLRGNVGYLEILSFAPVEQAAETGGTYLSALANFDAIILDLRKNGGGNTPMVAFVASYFFDASPVHLTDIYWRDSNETSQFWTWPLVPGRRSARQPLYILTSGSTFSSAEDFCYSLQKLKRAVIVGEQTGGGAHSGRGLQRLTSLFTAFIPVGRSISPITKSNWEGVGVEPGLKTTADRALDEAYIQALKVLLDRETDEAWKQNLQQVLQDLTAKTQQAAPTSH, encoded by the coding sequence ATGCGTCTGCTGCTCTTGCTGATTGCTGTTGTGGCTACGGGACTGGCGCAGCAGCCAACCCAACCTAGCCTCGACAAACGGGCGCGCGCAGCCGTGATCGAAGCGCTTGCTGCGAAACTCAATGCCGGTTACGTGCTGCCTGATTCTTCGCAGAGCATCATTCAAGCCTTGCAGAAGGCACAGCAGGCTGGAGATTACGACGCCGTTCAAACGCCGAAGGAATATGCGGAAATGCTCACAGCCACCTTGCGAAGCGCAAGCCACGATAAGCATCTGTCGGTTTTTTATGATCCCCAGCCGGCCCCGTCTTCTCAAGTTTCACCTAACCCGTCCGATGCGCGGGAACGGTACAATTTCGGCTTCGGCAAGCTTGAGCGCTTGCGAGGCAACGTTGGGTACTTGGAGATCCTGAGTTTCGCACCGGTTGAGCAGGCCGCCGAGACAGGCGGTACCTATCTGAGCGCCCTGGCTAACTTCGACGCAATCATCCTGGATCTTCGCAAGAATGGAGGTGGCAACACGCCGATGGTTGCATTCGTTGCCAGCTACTTTTTCGACGCGAGTCCGGTTCACTTGACAGACATCTACTGGCGCGATTCGAACGAAACCAGTCAGTTCTGGACTTGGCCATTAGTGCCTGGCCGGCGATCGGCACGCCAGCCGCTTTATATCCTTACCAGTGGCTCGACGTTCTCTTCTGCGGAGGATTTTTGTTATTCGCTTCAAAAACTCAAGCGAGCAGTAATCGTTGGGGAGCAGACTGGAGGAGGTGCACATTCCGGAAGGGGGCTGCAACGCCTCACGTCCCTCTTCACGGCCTTTATTCCGGTGGGGCGCTCAATCTCTCCAATTACAAAATCGAACTGGGAGGGCGTTGGCGTCGAACCCGGCCTCAAGACAACCGCCGATAGGGCTCTTGACGAAGCCTACATTCAGGCGTTGAAGGTCCTTCTGGATCGGGAGACCGACGAAGCCTGGAAGCAAAACCTGCAACAGGTCCTTCAGGACTTGACGGCCAAGACCCAACAGGCTGCACCCACCTCTCACTAA